A window of the Cicer arietinum cultivar CDC Frontier isolate Library 1 chromosome 6, Cicar.CDCFrontier_v2.0, whole genome shotgun sequence genome harbors these coding sequences:
- the LOC140920698 gene encoding uncharacterized protein, whose translation MDNLFCRTSSFSTPSTQNFPEKREPINSEEITIEDFQKSINNWQIPKIKKDEVYVSSLFKNLLKTDYVIKTEERDVTLSNPFETINLLSSKTLKKHADRNYNFIHIGLVQLGIKPLTREGLNTSILCVLRDARFLNFQDSIISTVESSLCQGPIWFGRYPNFSLSLKDPNIASSLTLQIKTHNYKMIEGSIPVAIIYRVHYKAMFSAFTATKNIENKKGETLFLQTDLTKANTVIPKTILWKYIDLPEEWILEGAVRPQPLEQ comes from the coding sequence atggatAATCTCTTTTGTAGAACTTCTTCTTTCTCCACTCCTTCTACCCAGAACTTCCCAGAAAAAAGGGAACCTATCAATAGTGAAGAAATCACTATTGAAGACTTCCAAAAATCTATAAACAATTGGCAAATCCCAAAAATCAAAAAAGATGAGGTCTATGTATCTAGTCTtttcaaaaatctattaaaaaccGATTATGTTATCAAAACGGAGGAACGTGATGTTACTCTTTCTAACCCTTTTGAAACAATAAATCTTCTTTCTTCAAAAACGCTTAAAAAACACGCTGACAGGAACTATAACTTCATACATATAGGTCTTGTTCAACTTGGTATAAAACCTTTAACAAGGGAAGGATTAAACACTTCAATCCTATGTGTCCTACGGGATGcaaggttcttgaactttcaagaTTCAATTATAAGTACAGTTGAATCTAGTCTATGTCAAGGACCAATTTGGTTTGGAcgttatccaaatttttctttgtcTTTAAAAGACCCAAACATCGCAAGTTCTCTCACgttacaaatcaaaactcataattacaaaatgatagAAGGATCTATTCCTGTAGCTATTATTTACAGAGTCCATTACAAAGCAATGTTTTCAGCCTTTAcggcaacaaaaaatattgaaaacaaaaagggCGAAACACTATTTTTACAAACTGATCTAACAAAAGCAAACACTGTTATTCCAAAAACTATCCTTTGGAAATATATTGATCTTCCTGAAGAATGGATTCTAGAAGGGGCTGTTAGACCACAACCTCTTGAACAGTAA